One region of Cobetia sp. cqz5-12 genomic DNA includes:
- the phbB gene encoding acetoacetyl-CoA reductase, translating to MTQTAPVAWVTGGTGGIGSAICRELANQGYQVIAGYRNKEKAEGWLTEQRAAGFENIALSGIELDNFEACQAGVNEIRERFGPIAVLVNCAGITRDTSMRKMSYEQWREVINCNLDSVFNTCRAVINDMLEHKYGRIVNISSINGRKGQFGQVNYSAAKAGMHGLTMALAQETATKGITVNTLSPGYIATDMIMKIPEEIRESIRETIPVKRYGQPDEIARAVAFLADEKSGFITGANLDINGGQFMG from the coding sequence ATGACTCAAACAGCACCCGTCGCATGGGTTACCGGTGGTACCGGTGGCATTGGTTCCGCCATCTGCCGCGAGCTGGCGAACCAGGGGTATCAGGTAATTGCGGGTTACAGGAACAAGGAAAAGGCAGAGGGGTGGCTGACGGAACAGCGCGCTGCCGGGTTCGAGAACATCGCACTGTCCGGCATCGAGCTGGACAACTTCGAAGCCTGTCAGGCAGGCGTCAACGAAATCCGCGAGCGCTTCGGTCCAATCGCGGTACTGGTCAACTGCGCCGGCATCACGCGTGATACCTCCATGCGCAAGATGAGCTATGAGCAGTGGCGCGAAGTCATCAACTGCAACCTCGACAGCGTCTTCAATACCTGCCGTGCCGTCATCAATGACATGCTGGAGCACAAGTACGGCCGCATCGTGAACATCTCCTCCATCAATGGCCGCAAGGGCCAGTTCGGCCAGGTCAACTACTCGGCCGCCAAGGCGGGCATGCATGGCCTGACCATGGCCCTGGCGCAGGAAACCGCGACCAAGGGCATCACCGTCAACACTCTGTCGCCGGGCTATATCGCCACCGACATGATCATGAAGATCCCCGAAGAGATCCGTGAATCGATCCGCGAGACCATCCCGGTCAAGCGCTACGGCCAGCCGGATGAGATCGCACGCGCGGTTGCCTTCCTGGCCGACGAGAAATCCGGCTTCATCACCGGTGCCAACCTGGACATCAATGGCGGTCAGTTCATGGGCTGA
- a CDS encoding MalY/PatB family protein, whose translation MPFDFITPLDRRQYPSQKWDRYASDVMPLWIADMDFSAPPAVTRALAERVAHPVYGYAKPSESLDDSLCDWSREHYGWEVPRDAIVWLPGVVPALHLASLALTSPGAGVVTTTPIYPPFLKVAQKTGRLAQMAPLAEPETQGGPWRLDLEALEAAITPETELLLWCHPHNPTGRVWREEELEALAELVERHDLLVVSDELHADLVVDPTARHIPLASLSERLAARCVTLWAPSKTFNTAGLTFACAVITDPKLRARFTGAANGLMPDTNVLGMAATEAAWREGEPWRQELLSVLRDNLDLLESHVARWDGVSMSRPQATYLAWLDMRKAGLGESPQQTLLEECDVALSDGADFGWPGFVRLNYATTRVQLEQALQQMDERLQKG comes from the coding sequence TTGCCATTCGATTTCATCACCCCGCTCGATCGACGCCAGTATCCCTCCCAGAAGTGGGATCGCTACGCCTCGGACGTCATGCCCCTCTGGATTGCCGACATGGACTTCAGCGCCCCGCCCGCCGTGACGCGAGCGCTGGCCGAGCGAGTGGCACATCCGGTCTACGGCTATGCCAAGCCGTCGGAGAGCCTCGATGACAGCCTGTGTGACTGGAGTCGCGAGCATTATGGCTGGGAGGTGCCGCGTGACGCCATCGTCTGGCTGCCGGGCGTGGTGCCGGCCTTGCACCTGGCCAGTCTGGCATTGACCTCTCCCGGCGCGGGGGTGGTCACGACGACCCCGATCTACCCGCCCTTCCTCAAGGTGGCCCAGAAGACCGGGCGACTGGCGCAGATGGCACCGCTTGCTGAGCCCGAGACGCAAGGCGGCCCCTGGCGTCTGGATCTGGAGGCCCTGGAAGCGGCCATCACGCCCGAGACCGAGCTGCTGCTATGGTGCCACCCGCACAATCCTACCGGCCGCGTCTGGCGTGAGGAAGAGCTCGAGGCGCTGGCGGAGCTGGTCGAGCGTCACGATCTGCTGGTGGTCTCCGATGAGCTGCATGCCGATCTGGTCGTGGACCCGACGGCCCGCCATATTCCGCTGGCCAGCCTGAGCGAGCGACTGGCGGCGCGCTGCGTGACCCTGTGGGCGCCCTCCAAGACCTTCAACACCGCCGGGCTTACGTTCGCCTGCGCGGTGATCACCGATCCCAAGCTGCGTGCACGATTCACCGGCGCCGCCAATGGCTTGATGCCCGATACCAATGTGCTGGGCATGGCCGCGACCGAAGCGGCGTGGCGCGAGGGTGAGCCGTGGCGTCAGGAGTTGCTGAGCGTGCTGCGTGACAATCTCGATCTGCTGGAAAGCCATGTGGCACGCTGGGACGGCGTCAGCATGTCGCGCCCGCAGGCCACCTATCTGGCCTGGCTGGATATGCGCAAGGCAGGGCTTGGAGAGTCTCCGCAGCAGACCCTGCTCGAGGAATGCGATGTCGCGCTGTCGGATGGCGCAGATTTCGGCTGGCCGGGCTTCGTGCGCTTGAACTACGCCACCACGCGCGTGCAGCTGGAGCAGGCGCTGCAGCAGATGGACGAGCGCCTGCAGAAAGGCTGA
- a CDS encoding DUF501 domain-containing protein produces MVILTNHSPDARELEIIERQLGRKPRGIQAVAATDGEGTPLVLRMHSLVDGKPFPTLYWLCDERLKISLSRIEAEGVIKELEESLKTDEDLLARYRASHEAYVAERWSFMSEAERSAIESQGFAELMRERGVGGIRDWNQVRCLHTQYAQHLAYAEGNAIGHWVDAHYDVLSELP; encoded by the coding sequence ATGGTGATTCTGACCAATCATAGTCCCGACGCGCGGGAGCTCGAGATCATCGAGCGCCAGCTCGGGCGCAAGCCGCGCGGCATCCAGGCCGTGGCCGCCACCGATGGCGAGGGCACCCCGCTGGTGCTGCGCATGCATTCGCTGGTGGATGGCAAGCCCTTCCCGACCCTCTACTGGCTGTGCGACGAACGCCTCAAGATCTCGCTGTCACGCATCGAGGCCGAAGGCGTCATCAAGGAACTGGAAGAGAGCCTCAAGACCGATGAGGACCTGCTGGCGCGCTATCGTGCCAGTCATGAAGCCTATGTCGCCGAACGCTGGAGCTTCATGAGCGAGGCCGAGCGCAGCGCCATCGAGTCCCAGGGCTTCGCCGAGCTGATGCGTGAACGTGGCGTCGGCGGCATCCGCGACTGGAATCAGGTGCGCTGCCTGCATACCCAGTACGCCCAGCATCTCGCCTACGCCGAGGGCAACGCCATCGGTCACTGGGTCGATGCCCATTACGACGTGCTGTCCGAGCTGCCCTGA
- a CDS encoding EVE domain-containing protein has protein sequence MRHWLVKTEPDAFSLDDLRRETPALWDGVRNYQARNFLREMQLGDVVLIQHSSCKVPAVVGLAVVSELALPDPTASDPEHKGFDPRQVADIDADKPPRWVAPRLSYLRPLRNSLPIARLKARPELADSHLVRRARLSVMPLSESEAACIASLAGDTLLP, from the coding sequence ATGCGTCACTGGCTGGTCAAGACCGAACCCGATGCCTTCTCGCTGGATGACCTGCGCCGCGAAACACCGGCGCTATGGGATGGCGTGCGCAACTATCAGGCGCGCAACTTCCTGCGCGAGATGCAGCTCGGTGATGTCGTGCTCATCCAGCACTCCAGCTGCAAGGTACCTGCAGTGGTCGGACTGGCTGTCGTCAGCGAACTCGCCCTGCCCGACCCGACGGCCAGTGACCCCGAGCACAAGGGCTTCGACCCACGTCAGGTGGCGGACATCGATGCCGACAAGCCTCCACGCTGGGTCGCCCCGCGTCTGAGCTACCTTCGCCCGCTGCGCAACTCCCTGCCCATCGCGCGCCTGAAGGCCCGGCCCGAGCTGGCGGACAGCCACCTGGTGCGCCGTGCACGCCTGTCCGTGATGCCGCTCAGCGAGAGCGAAGCTGCCTGCATCGCCAGCCTGGCCGGCGACACTCTGCTGCCATGA
- a CDS encoding aminoacyl-tRNA deacylase — protein sequence MTPALKLLKGKPHRTLEYAHDPRAPAYGEEAARTLGLEPAQVFKTLVCQLEGGNARQPLVVAVVPVSGTLDLKALARACGARKAALATHEAAERATGYVVGGISPLGQKRRLPLWVDDSAATQAEIFISGGRRGLEIALAPALLCELGNGQFAPLARDD from the coding sequence ATGACACCCGCGCTCAAGCTGCTCAAGGGCAAGCCGCACCGCACACTCGAATATGCCCACGACCCGCGTGCACCCGCCTACGGGGAAGAAGCCGCCCGCACGCTGGGGCTTGAACCCGCTCAGGTCTTCAAGACCCTCGTCTGCCAGCTGGAAGGCGGCAATGCACGTCAGCCGCTGGTGGTCGCCGTGGTGCCGGTCAGCGGCACGCTCGACCTCAAAGCACTGGCACGCGCCTGTGGCGCCCGCAAGGCGGCGCTGGCCACGCATGAGGCCGCCGAGCGTGCCACCGGCTATGTGGTCGGCGGCATCAGTCCGCTGGGGCAGAAGAGGCGCCTGCCATTGTGGGTCGATGACAGCGCCGCGACACAGGCGGAAATCTTCATCAGCGGTGGCCGCCGAGGACTGGAGATAGCGCTCGCCCCCGCGTTACTGTGTGAGCTGGGCAATGGCCAGTTCGCGCCGCTGGCCCGTGACGACTGA
- a CDS encoding tetratricopeptide repeat protein, translated as MIIDPNTGQPLTGNDTTAAQPQGVVGGGAASAPRQAEDANTYIIDVDMSNLQQVLEASQQVPVLLDCWSPQSEHCLVLTPILEKLAREYAGGFILAKLNAEEQQDIAAQLGVRSVPDVKLVIQGGLAGNFTGARPEAEIRQFLEQHKVQPAAGAGPSLSEQAATALESGDLVTAKALYQQLAQESPDTPEYRIHLASVLVAEGNGEEARQLLDSLKPEDRDGAQARGVRARIDFIAEAPSPEEVQAMIERDDSEARYQRAMRDLADGHYELALDALISLVKTDRQYGEDLARKTLLRVFDALGATHELTVRFRRQLFALMY; from the coding sequence ATGATCATCGATCCCAATACCGGCCAGCCATTGACCGGCAATGACACCACCGCCGCCCAGCCACAAGGGGTGGTCGGCGGCGGTGCCGCCAGTGCACCGCGCCAGGCAGAAGACGCCAACACCTACATCATCGATGTGGACATGAGCAATCTTCAGCAGGTACTGGAAGCCTCACAGCAAGTGCCGGTACTGCTGGATTGCTGGTCGCCGCAGAGTGAGCATTGCCTCGTCCTGACACCGATCCTCGAGAAGCTGGCACGTGAATATGCGGGTGGCTTCATCCTGGCCAAGCTGAACGCCGAGGAGCAGCAGGACATCGCCGCCCAGCTGGGCGTACGCTCGGTGCCGGACGTCAAGCTGGTCATCCAGGGCGGTCTGGCAGGCAACTTCACCGGCGCGCGTCCGGAAGCCGAGATTCGCCAGTTCCTCGAGCAGCACAAGGTCCAGCCGGCGGCAGGGGCAGGCCCCAGCCTTTCAGAGCAGGCAGCTACTGCGCTGGAAAGCGGCGACCTCGTCACCGCCAAGGCGCTGTATCAGCAACTGGCGCAGGAATCCCCCGACACACCGGAATACCGCATCCACCTCGCCTCGGTGCTGGTCGCCGAGGGCAATGGTGAAGAAGCCCGCCAGCTGCTGGACTCCCTCAAGCCGGAAGACCGTGACGGCGCCCAGGCGCGTGGCGTGCGTGCGCGCATCGACTTCATCGCCGAGGCTCCCTCTCCCGAAGAGGTGCAGGCGATGATCGAGCGGGACGACAGCGAAGCCCGCTACCAGCGCGCCATGCGTGACCTGGCGGATGGCCACTACGAACTGGCGCTGGATGCCCTGATCAGCCTGGTGAAGACCGACCGCCAGTACGGCGAGGATCTGGCACGCAAGACGCTGCTGCGTGTCTTCGATGCCCTCGGCGCCACCCATGAGCTGACCGTGCGCTTCCGCCGCCAACTGTTCGCTCTGATGTACTGA
- a CDS encoding alanine/glycine:cation symporter family protein, whose product MAASSARAEGMDQAISDIVGPIVNPIVSTIFYSVPVAGTQFPLIVGWLIIAAVVFTLYFGFVQFRLFGHAVRLVKGDYTDPKDEGEVSHFQALATALSGTVGLGNIAGVAVAVSLGGPGATFWMILAGLLGMASKFCECTLGVKYRNVNADGSISGGPMYYLSKGFAENGKAGLGKVLAVFFAICAIGGSIGGGNMFQANQSYQQAVNVTGGDASFLVGYGWLFGLVMAAIVGMVIIGGIKSIARVTEKLVPMMAVIYVIAAIIILGFNFSAIPAAFGAIIEGAFAPVAVGGGIVGVLIQGFKRAAFSNEAGIGSAAIAHSAVKTSQPATEGIVALLEPFIDTVVICTMTALVIVITGAYQVEGLGGVQLTSYAFETAFPWFPYVLALAVLMFAFSTMLSWSYYGLKAWTYLFGEGKGAEIVYKLIFLAFVVIGSSMSLGPVIDFSDAMIFAMSIANIIGLYYLMPVVKRELAQYLAKLKSGEIAPVDKEAKRQNA is encoded by the coding sequence ATGGCCGCTAGCTCCGCCCGTGCCGAAGGCATGGACCAGGCCATCAGTGACATCGTCGGACCGATCGTCAACCCGATCGTCTCGACCATCTTCTATTCCGTGCCGGTGGCCGGCACCCAGTTCCCGCTGATCGTCGGCTGGCTGATCATCGCGGCGGTCGTCTTCACGCTCTATTTCGGCTTCGTGCAGTTCCGCCTGTTCGGCCATGCCGTGCGCCTGGTCAAGGGTGACTACACCGACCCGAAGGATGAAGGCGAGGTATCCCACTTCCAGGCACTGGCCACGGCACTGTCCGGCACGGTTGGCCTGGGCAACATCGCCGGTGTCGCGGTCGCCGTCTCGCTGGGCGGCCCGGGCGCGACCTTCTGGATGATTCTGGCCGGTCTGCTCGGCATGGCCTCCAAGTTCTGTGAATGTACCCTTGGCGTGAAGTACCGCAACGTCAACGCGGATGGCTCCATCTCCGGCGGCCCGATGTACTACCTTTCCAAGGGCTTCGCGGAAAATGGCAAGGCGGGGCTGGGCAAGGTTCTGGCGGTGTTCTTCGCCATCTGCGCCATCGGCGGCTCCATCGGCGGCGGCAACATGTTCCAGGCCAACCAGTCCTATCAGCAGGCCGTCAACGTCACCGGCGGTGATGCCAGCTTCCTGGTCGGCTACGGCTGGCTGTTCGGTCTCGTGATGGCCGCCATCGTCGGCATGGTCATCATTGGTGGCATCAAGTCCATCGCACGTGTCACCGAGAAGCTGGTGCCGATGATGGCTGTCATCTATGTGATCGCGGCGATCATCATCCTCGGCTTCAACTTCAGCGCGATTCCGGCTGCCTTCGGCGCCATCATCGAAGGTGCCTTCGCACCGGTCGCGGTCGGCGGCGGTATCGTCGGCGTGCTGATCCAGGGCTTCAAGCGTGCTGCCTTCTCCAATGAAGCCGGTATCGGCTCCGCGGCCATCGCCCACTCTGCCGTCAAGACTTCCCAGCCGGCGACCGAAGGCATCGTCGCCCTGCTCGAACCCTTCATCGATACCGTCGTCATCTGCACCATGACCGCGCTGGTCATCGTCATCACCGGTGCCTACCAGGTCGAAGGCCTCGGCGGCGTCCAGCTGACCTCCTACGCCTTCGAGACCGCCTTCCCGTGGTTCCCGTATGTGCTGGCGCTGGCGGTGCTGATGTTCGCCTTCTCCACCATGCTGTCCTGGTCCTACTACGGCCTGAAGGCCTGGACCTACCTGTTCGGTGAGGGCAAGGGTGCCGAGATCGTCTACAAGCTGATCTTCCTCGCCTTCGTGGTCATCGGCTCCTCCATGAGCCTCGGCCCGGTCATCGACTTCTCCGACGCCATGATCTTCGCCATGTCCATCGCCAACATCATCGGCCTCTACTACCTGATGCCGGTCGTGAAGCGTGAGCTGGCCCAGTACCTGGCCAAGCTGAAGTCCGGCGAGATCGCACCGGTCGACAAGGAGGCCAAGCGCCAGAACGCGTGA
- a CDS encoding universal stress protein yields the protein MTTSLIVGLDGTPGGDSAIAYAKRVASLVGAETRIILCYVVEWSPYSFNTPEENAQRASRRESEIKLARERVLTPAISELEKEGYQVEGRVRHGDAAEILSLLAREVNAEQIIVGRKGESVRSRIFGSVTAHLIQEASVPVTIVP from the coding sequence ATGACCACCTCCCTGATTGTCGGACTGGATGGAACCCCGGGCGGCGACAGTGCCATTGCCTATGCCAAGCGCGTCGCCTCTCTGGTGGGCGCGGAAACCAGGATCATTCTCTGCTACGTGGTCGAATGGTCGCCCTACAGCTTCAACACGCCGGAGGAGAACGCCCAGCGTGCCAGCCGCCGCGAGAGCGAGATAAAGCTGGCCCGCGAGCGTGTGCTGACGCCTGCCATCAGCGAGCTGGAAAAGGAGGGCTATCAGGTCGAGGGGCGTGTTCGCCACGGCGATGCCGCCGAGATTCTCAGCCTGCTGGCGCGTGAGGTGAATGCCGAGCAGATCATCGTCGGCCGCAAGGGGGAAAGCGTCCGCTCACGCATCTTCGGCAGCGTGACCGCCCATCTGATTCAAGAGGCCTCGGTGCCCGTCACCATCGTTCCCTGA
- a CDS encoding zinc-binding dehydrogenase codes for MLASMHAMVLRNPGPDADFVATECPLPTPGPGQVRIRVAASSVNPLDLKLASGQVPLLPPAPCVLHGDVAGVIDAVGDDVLTFSPGDEVLGFAGGVAAHPGALADYMLADERLITRKPRRLSFMEAAALPAVFITAWQALVERGRLEAGQRVLIHGGAGGVGHVALQIARCIGAEVATTVSTDDKARAARDCGADHVIRYREEAVADYVARLTGGEGFDLVFDCVGGDNLAASFAASKLGGRIVTINARTTVDLSPLHAGSRSLEVLSILLPLSAGIGHEQQRQALGKLVELVEEGEFKVRLDERQFDFSEVAEAHRHQASGKAVGKISLVRRQFWDAAQ; via the coding sequence ATGCTCGCTTCCATGCATGCCATGGTGCTGCGCAATCCCGGCCCGGATGCCGACTTCGTGGCGACCGAATGCCCGCTACCCACTCCCGGCCCCGGCCAGGTGCGCATTCGTGTCGCCGCCTCCAGCGTCAATCCACTCGATCTCAAGCTGGCCAGCGGCCAGGTGCCTCTCCTGCCGCCAGCACCCTGCGTGCTGCACGGCGACGTGGCCGGTGTGATCGATGCCGTCGGGGATGACGTGCTGACCTTCTCGCCCGGCGACGAGGTGCTCGGCTTTGCCGGCGGTGTCGCCGCTCATCCGGGCGCGCTGGCGGATTACATGCTCGCCGATGAACGCCTGATCACCCGCAAGCCGCGCCGCCTGAGCTTCATGGAAGCCGCCGCGTTGCCGGCAGTGTTCATCACCGCCTGGCAGGCACTGGTAGAGCGTGGCCGGCTGGAAGCGGGACAACGCGTGCTGATCCACGGCGGCGCCGGTGGCGTCGGCCATGTGGCATTGCAGATCGCCCGCTGCATCGGCGCGGAAGTCGCCACGACCGTCTCCACGGATGACAAGGCCCGGGCGGCACGCGACTGCGGCGCGGACCACGTCATTCGCTATCGCGAGGAAGCGGTGGCCGATTACGTGGCCCGACTGACGGGTGGCGAGGGCTTCGATCTGGTCTTCGATTGCGTGGGCGGCGACAACCTGGCCGCCAGCTTCGCAGCCAGCAAGCTGGGCGGGCGCATCGTGACCATCAATGCGCGCACCACGGTGGATCTCTCGCCGCTGCACGCTGGCAGCCGCAGTCTGGAAGTGCTGTCGATCCTGCTGCCGCTCAGCGCGGGCATCGGGCATGAACAGCAGCGCCAGGCGTTGGGCAAGCTGGTAGAACTGGTCGAGGAAGGCGAATTCAAGGTGCGTCTCGATGAGCGTCAGTTCGACTTCAGCGAGGTCGCCGAGGCCCATCGTCATCAGGCCTCCGGCAAGGCGGTGGGCAAGATCTCGCTGGTGCGTCGTCAATTCTGGGACGCCGCCCAATGA